The DNA region TGGAGTTGTGGGTGAGGGCGTTGTGCAGAGACGCGGGGGACCCCACAGTCACATGCTGATAAGATAACGGGTCGGTCCAACGTGTTCTTTGTTGCGCGCCAGTCTGAGGGTCCCCTTCGAGACAAGGACAGCTTCACTTGATAGACCGACCACCCACCCTCAGCACACTTTCGCTCCTTTCTGAGCAGCCTGCCAGCCCGCGTGCTTTTGGCCCACGGAAGGAGATCTACCGGACAGAAACGCAGGCCGCCTTCAGTCCCCGTACATCGCGTTAGGCGCACGCCTCGCTTCGCTTCTTCAAGTCGGTCTCCCTCAGACCGCACATACACCACAGCTATGGCGGACCTCGAGCACTTCgacctcctcccccttcaTATGGATCCGCAGTCCAAGGCCATCTCGTCGGcacggccgtcgcgcacCCTCGACGCGGAACTCGAACAGCTCAACACGCTGCACCGAGCGTTGCTGTCGCTCGACCACCCGGCGACGGTGCCCCCGGCGCCCATCCCCGTCAACCCCAAGCGCAGCGGCAACATCAGCAAGCTGCGGGACAACGGCAACGCCGAGTATCGCAAGCAAAAGTACCCCGAGGCGGTGCGCCTGTACACCCTGGGCATTCAAATGGCGCTGACGCGGCCCATGTGGgagcccgcggcgctggtgcgcgAGGAGGTGTCGGGCCTGCTGGCCAACCGCGCGCAGGCGCACATGGCGATGCAGAACTggcccgagggcgccgtcgacgccgaggccagcgtcgaggcccgccgcGTGGGCAACGCCAAgggctggtggaggaggggtcgctgcctcgtcgagatgggcaggctggacgaggcgagggagTGGGTGAAGAgtggcctcgaggtcgagggcgaggaggctgAGCTTGTCGGCCTGCTCAAGGAGATTGACGGACTGATTGAGAGGAAGAAGCGATCGCTATGAGAGGGAGGTGAG from Purpureocillium takamizusanense chromosome 3, complete sequence includes:
- a CDS encoding uncharacterized protein (COG:S~EggNog:ENOG503Q3J6), which codes for MADLEHFDLLPLHMDPQSKAISSARPSRTLDAELEQLNTLHRALLSLDHPATVPPAPIPVNPKRSGNISKLRDNGNAEYRKQKYPEAVRLYTLGIQMALTRPMWEPAALVREEVSGLLANRAQAHMAMQNWPEGAVDAEASVEARRVGNAKGWWRRGRCLVEMGRLDEAREWVKSGLEVEGEEAELVGLLKEIDGLIERKKRSL